One Paucidesulfovibrio gracilis DSM 16080 DNA window includes the following coding sequences:
- a CDS encoding DUF4276 family protein, translating into MKIKVYIEGGGQTKALKTKCREGFSSFFGKAGLPKMPAVVACGSRNDAYDDFCTAVKTANADTLPLLLVDSEAIIANGNTDAPWIHLKTRDNWDKPDDVENGQAHLMVLCMESWFMADKDALAEFFGQGFHLNCLPKRANIEAIPKATLYSSLETAAKRTKKKTYGKGDHSFGILAMIDPQKVQDASPWAKRLIVTLKEKLQA; encoded by the coding sequence GTGAAGATCAAAGTCTATATTGAGGGCGGCGGTCAAACCAAGGCGTTAAAAACGAAATGCCGCGAAGGATTCTCTTCCTTTTTCGGGAAAGCGGGATTGCCGAAAATGCCTGCCGTAGTGGCATGCGGTTCCAGAAATGATGCCTATGATGATTTCTGCACAGCAGTAAAAACCGCGAATGCGGATACGCTACCCTTGCTGCTCGTGGACAGTGAAGCCATCATTGCCAATGGGAATACCGACGCCCCCTGGATTCATCTGAAAACTCGTGACAACTGGGACAAGCCGGACGATGTCGAAAACGGCCAAGCTCACCTCATGGTTCTATGCATGGAGTCGTGGTTCATGGCGGACAAGGATGCACTGGCAGAGTTCTTCGGGCAGGGCTTCCACTTGAATTGCCTGCCCAAGCGGGCCAACATAGAAGCCATCCCCAAAGCCACATTGTATTCCAGTTTGGAGACGGCGGCAAAACGGACCAAGAAGAAAACATATGGCAAGGGCGACCATTCGTTCGGCATACTCGCAATGATTGACCCGCAGAAGGTCCAAGATGCCTCTCCTTGGGCCAAGCGGCTCATAGTCACTTTGAAAGAGAAGCTCCAAGCTTGA
- a CDS encoding AAA family ATPase: protein MQHPDKLAAGYTFEPILIIRKHYVDGPNTFAYSQKAFGPGAKTTMQQPQLIKILKLKNILSFGEAADEIKLGGLNVLIGPNGSGKSNLIEAVSLLQAAPSSITNPMRRKGGGGVRDWLWQGRKDNASAELEAVISNGAASVDDLRYRFAFSMVNQRFEMTDESLEFKKPAEGQQEAYFFYKYQNNHPVLNVKAEKRTLKHEDVDPGSSILAQRKDPDQYPELTWVGEQFEKIRIYREWSFGRNADLRKPQDADAPNDILDEDCLNLGLVLNYLRRKPAAKRAILQYLGKFYGGIEDFDISVSGGTVQLFLQEGDFPIPATRLSDGTLRFICLLAILCHPTPPPLVCIEEPELGLHPDIIPTLAKLLTEASERTQVIVTTHSDILVDELTDTPDCVLVCDKEDGATSIRNLDSDSLKKWLEKYSLGQLWLKGEIGGTRW, encoded by the coding sequence ATGCAGCACCCGGATAAGTTGGCGGCGGGATATACCTTTGAGCCCATTTTGATTATAAGGAAACATTATGTTGATGGGCCAAACACCTTTGCGTACTCTCAAAAGGCCTTCGGCCCAGGAGCGAAAACAACAATGCAGCAACCACAGTTGATCAAGATTTTAAAACTCAAGAACATCCTTTCATTCGGGGAGGCTGCCGACGAGATCAAGCTTGGTGGACTTAATGTCCTGATCGGCCCCAACGGGTCAGGAAAATCCAATCTCATTGAGGCCGTTTCACTGCTTCAAGCCGCACCCAGCTCCATCACGAATCCGATGAGACGAAAAGGTGGTGGCGGAGTTCGAGACTGGCTGTGGCAGGGAAGAAAAGACAATGCTTCAGCCGAATTGGAAGCGGTCATTTCCAACGGAGCGGCCTCGGTGGATGACCTTAGGTATCGCTTCGCCTTCTCTATGGTTAATCAGCGCTTTGAAATGACGGACGAATCTTTGGAGTTCAAAAAACCAGCCGAGGGACAGCAGGAAGCCTATTTTTTCTACAAATACCAAAACAACCATCCGGTCCTGAATGTCAAAGCAGAAAAAAGGACGCTGAAACACGAGGACGTGGACCCGGGATCGTCCATACTCGCGCAACGAAAAGACCCCGACCAATACCCGGAGCTCACCTGGGTGGGGGAACAGTTCGAAAAGATCAGGATATACCGGGAATGGTCTTTCGGACGTAACGCTGACCTCAGAAAGCCACAAGACGCTGACGCTCCCAATGACATTCTTGACGAGGACTGCCTTAACCTCGGCCTAGTGCTCAACTATCTGAGGAGAAAGCCAGCGGCCAAGAGAGCTATCCTCCAATATTTAGGCAAATTCTATGGAGGAATCGAAGACTTCGACATCAGCGTGAGTGGAGGCACGGTCCAGTTGTTCTTGCAGGAGGGCGACTTCCCTATCCCAGCCACTCGCCTGTCGGACGGAACGCTTCGTTTCATCTGCCTGTTGGCCATACTCTGTCATCCGACCCCACCTCCCCTCGTTTGCATCGAAGAGCCGGAACTGGGACTGCACCCCGACATCATTCCGACCCTGGCAAAATTACTGACCGAGGCTTCGGAGCGGACCCAGGTTATCGTCACGACGCACTCCGACATCTTGGTGGATGAATTGACCGACACCCCAGACTGCGTCCTTGTTTGTGACAAGGAAGATGGTGCCACGAGCATACGGAATCTAGATTCGGACAGCCTGAAGAAATGGCTGGAAAAGTATTCGCTTGGTCAGCTCTGGCTCAAGGGCGAAATAGGAGGAACCCGCTGGTGA